One segment of Gammaproteobacteria bacterium DNA contains the following:
- a CDS encoding ABC transporter substrate-binding protein, producing MKNGILSCFLLVSMCFSTAVLAEQSPQDMVKSVSEKTIAKLKQDKALIAKEPERLYELIKEYVLPHFDFERMSKWVLGKYWRQATPQEQKRFIEEFRTLLVRTYATSLADFAEQNIKFLPFHDDLASGEVTIKSEVEQPGSFPVPINYRLHKIADGWKVFDVTIDDISLISNYRTSFSREIRTAGISGLIDQLAAKNKKAMQ from the coding sequence ATGAAGAACGGAATTTTGAGTTGCTTCTTGCTGGTAAGCATGTGCTTTTCCACAGCAGTGCTGGCTGAGCAGTCACCGCAGGATATGGTTAAATCGGTGTCTGAAAAGACCATTGCCAAACTCAAGCAGGATAAGGCCTTAATCGCCAAAGAACCGGAGCGACTTTACGAGCTGATTAAGGAGTATGTGCTTCCACACTTTGATTTCGAACGCATGTCGAAATGGGTGTTGGGTAAATACTGGCGTCAGGCTACCCCGCAGGAACAAAAACGTTTTATCGAAGAATTTCGGACACTGCTGGTGCGCACGTATGCAACCTCGCTGGCAGACTTTGCCGAACAGAATATCAAGTTTCTGCCTTTTCATGACGACCTGGCCTCGGGCGAGGTGACAATAAAATCCGAAGTCGAGCAGCCGGGTAGTTTTCCGGTGCCGATTAATTATCGCCTGCACAAGATCGCAGATGGATGGAAAGTCTTCGACGTGACGATTGATGATATCAGTCTGATCTCTAATTACCGCACCAGTTTTTCCAGAGAGATACGTACGGCGGGAATCAGTGGATTGATCGATCAGTTGGCAGCGAAAAACAAAAAGGCTATGCAGTGA
- a CDS encoding TolC family protein, producing the protein MNRFFPLLAGLVFTFSVHAQGVPLNLDTAIERALQHDPRISEMEALVRVAEATLAEVDGYGGLQSQVYSFVGLSPGLTGGLFLSDNCGDQAACVNRRDRYTLAEGISPWSYTDFRIIKPLYTFGKLENYRDAAGADIKIKQQTVRLQKGDTVYEVKKAYFGFLAARDTELFLEDMKSRLQIAADKVKNWLDEGEGHVKQSDLFALQAALGLADAYISKAQALKKIAMAGLKVLTNFGAEESIEIQDTRITPVALPGGELAEWQGKALTQRPEMNQLREGLKAKQSLVLANKAMNKPNIVAGLGGMVSFSPGRDRLDNPHIYDPFNDWGGTPFVGLQWDWNGGLKDARVAKAQAELDALMEKGALARKGIPFQVEESYKQVHAFYSSVASLEKSARSARRWMISTYTDFEAGLEQSDKIVGAFQGYVLTYTEYLQSVFHYNMHVAELARVTGEM; encoded by the coding sequence ATGAATAGGTTTTTCCCCTTATTAGCCGGACTGGTGTTCACGTTTTCGGTTCACGCGCAGGGCGTTCCCCTTAATCTCGATACGGCTATCGAGCGAGCGCTACAACACGATCCCCGTATTTCGGAAATGGAAGCATTGGTGCGCGTTGCGGAAGCGACCTTGGCGGAAGTGGATGGTTATGGTGGGCTGCAATCCCAGGTTTACAGCTTTGTCGGTCTTTCTCCCGGCTTAACTGGCGGTTTGTTTTTAAGCGACAACTGTGGCGATCAAGCTGCTTGTGTCAATCGTCGCGACCGTTACACCCTGGCGGAAGGCATTTCGCCCTGGAGTTATACGGATTTCCGCATCATAAAGCCGCTGTATACCTTCGGTAAGCTGGAAAACTATCGAGACGCCGCAGGAGCAGACATCAAGATCAAGCAACAAACCGTACGCCTGCAAAAGGGCGACACGGTTTACGAAGTCAAGAAGGCCTATTTTGGATTTCTCGCCGCTCGCGACACTGAATTGTTTTTGGAAGACATGAAGTCCCGCTTGCAGATCGCCGCCGACAAGGTCAAGAACTGGTTGGATGAAGGCGAGGGTCACGTAAAACAATCGGATTTGTTTGCCCTGCAAGCGGCTTTAGGTCTGGCGGATGCTTATATTTCCAAGGCTCAGGCCTTGAAAAAGATCGCCATGGCGGGTTTGAAGGTCTTGACCAATTTTGGTGCAGAAGAATCGATTGAAATTCAAGACACACGAATCACGCCCGTGGCCTTGCCAGGGGGTGAGTTAGCGGAATGGCAAGGCAAGGCGCTAACGCAGCGCCCTGAAATGAACCAACTGCGTGAAGGCTTGAAGGCGAAGCAATCGCTGGTGTTGGCCAACAAAGCAATGAACAAACCTAATATCGTTGCCGGATTGGGCGGTATGGTTTCCTTTTCTCCTGGGCGTGATCGACTGGACAATCCGCATATATACGATCCGTTTAACGATTGGGGCGGTACGCCCTTTGTAGGATTGCAGTGGGACTGGAACGGCGGCCTGAAAGACGCCCGCGTGGCCAAAGCACAGGCCGAACTCGATGCGTTAATGGAAAAAGGAGCACTTGCGCGCAAAGGGATTCCTTTCCAGGTTGAAGAGAGTTACAAACAGGTGCACGCATTTTATTCTTCAGTCGCAAGTCTCGAAAAAAGTGCCCGTTCGGCACGGCGCTGGATGATAAGTACCTATACAGATTTTGAAGCGGGCCTGGAACAATCGGACAAAATAGTGGGTGCGTTTCAGGGATATGTGCTCACCTATACAGAATATCTTCAAAGTGTATTTCACTATAATATGCACGTGGCTGAGTTGGCGCGGGTGACGGGAGAAATGTGA
- the mlaD gene encoding outer membrane lipid asymmetry maintenance protein MlaD, translating into MDQKRMEIFVGGFVAAGIAALVVLALQVSNLAGYDEGDTYDIEAHFENIGGLKVRAPVMLAGVRVGTVASVSLDTQTFEAVVTLAIDDKYKVLPIDTSASIFTAGLLGEQYVALEPGGDEKLLNDGDKVKLTQSAIVLEQVIGQVLFSKAAGNE; encoded by the coding sequence ATGGATCAAAAGCGAATGGAAATCTTTGTCGGCGGCTTCGTCGCCGCAGGCATAGCCGCCCTGGTAGTGCTGGCCTTACAGGTGAGTAATCTGGCCGGATACGATGAAGGTGATACCTACGATATTGAAGCGCATTTTGAGAATATCGGTGGTCTAAAGGTCAGGGCGCCGGTAATGTTGGCAGGTGTGCGGGTGGGGACTGTAGCGTCGGTTTCACTTGATACTCAAACATTTGAGGCAGTTGTCACTCTGGCTATCGATGACAAGTACAAGGTGTTGCCAATTGATACCAGCGCCTCGATTTTCACGGCGGGCCTACTTGGTGAGCAATATGTGGCTCTTGAACCAGGTGGCGACGAAAAGTTGCTGAATGATGGCGACAAGGTCAAATTGACCCAATCAGCTATCGTGTTGGAGCAGGTGATCGGTCAGGTTTTATTTAGCAAAGCAGCAGGTAATGAATAG
- the mlaE gene encoding lipid asymmetry maintenance ABC transporter permease subunit MlaE, translated as MLNWLEYIGGHGLSFFERLGRGHLFLISALRAFPGLLGQRRQLVRQMFNVGVQSTQIVAISGLTVGMVLALQGYYTLVDFGAEEALGQAVALSLVREMGPVLTALLFAGRAGSALTAEIGLMKVTEQLPAMEVMAVDPFKRVIAPRFIAGIVSLPMLACIFSAVGVFGGYMVAVGMLGVDSGALMGQMQSKVDFWDDIWNGVVKSMVFGFVATWIAVFEGYDAHPTTEGVSSATTRTVVHTAFAVLGLDFILTALMFGGV; from the coding sequence ATGCTGAATTGGTTGGAATACATAGGCGGGCACGGACTTTCCTTTTTTGAGCGACTGGGTCGCGGACATCTGTTTTTGATTTCTGCGCTGCGGGCATTTCCGGGTTTACTCGGGCAGCGCAGGCAGCTTGTACGGCAAATGTTTAATGTTGGGGTACAAAGTACTCAGATCGTCGCGATATCAGGTCTTACCGTAGGAATGGTTCTGGCTTTACAGGGTTATTACACGCTCGTGGACTTTGGCGCTGAAGAGGCCTTAGGGCAGGCGGTGGCACTTTCTTTGGTGAGAGAAATGGGGCCAGTGCTAACGGCATTATTGTTCGCTGGCCGGGCAGGTTCTGCGCTGACCGCGGAAATCGGTTTGATGAAAGTAACAGAGCAATTGCCAGCGATGGAAGTTATGGCGGTAGATCCTTTTAAGCGAGTGATCGCGCCGCGTTTTATAGCCGGAATCGTTTCTCTCCCAATGCTGGCGTGTATTTTCAGCGCAGTTGGGGTATTCGGTGGGTATATGGTTGCGGTCGGCATGCTTGGTGTTGATAGCGGTGCGTTGATGGGGCAAATGCAGTCCAAGGTGGATTTTTGGGATGACATCTGGAATGGCGTGGTGAAGAGCATGGTGTTCGGTTTTGTCGCAACCTGGATTGCGGTTTTTGAGGGCTATGATGCACACCCAACCACTGAAGGCGTCAGTTCAGCGACAACGCGTACGGTGGTCCATACCGCGTTTGCTGTGCTGGGCCTGGATTTTATTCTGACCGCACTGATGTTCGGGGGAGTCTAG
- a CDS encoding ATP-binding cassette domain-containing protein, with product MTRKANDESLLVDMRDVSFYRGTRAILNGLNIQIPRGKVTAIMGPSGTGKTTVLRLITGQLKPATGSVTVEGKDVTSLSRSELYALRQRMGMMFQTGALFNDLSVFENVAFPIREHTQLPEILIRDLVLMKLEAVGLRGVKDFMPSELSGGMARRVALARAVALDPTMVLYDEPFTGQDPITVGVIMKLIRLLNDSLGLTSIIVSHDVQEVAKISDYLYVISDGKVVEQGTPSQLWHSDSKWVQQFLNGLPDGPAAFHYPACDLADDLMERKQ from the coding sequence GTGACAAGGAAGGCAAACGACGAATCGCTACTAGTCGACATGCGCGATGTGAGTTTTTATCGTGGCACGCGGGCGATTCTCAATGGCCTCAATATTCAGATTCCTCGTGGCAAAGTAACGGCTATCATGGGGCCAAGCGGAACCGGGAAAACCACGGTATTGCGCCTGATCACGGGCCAGCTCAAACCTGCCACTGGCAGCGTCACTGTCGAGGGAAAAGACGTCACGTCGCTAAGTCGTAGCGAGCTTTATGCACTGCGCCAACGCATGGGCATGATGTTTCAGACCGGCGCTTTGTTTAACGACCTTAGTGTCTTTGAGAATGTGGCTTTCCCCATCCGCGAACATACACAGCTGCCTGAGATACTGATCAGAGATCTGGTGTTAATGAAACTGGAGGCCGTGGGTCTGCGTGGCGTGAAGGATTTTATGCCTAGCGAATTATCCGGGGGTATGGCCAGACGGGTTGCGCTTGCACGTGCGGTGGCGCTTGACCCTACCATGGTACTCTACGATGAACCATTTACCGGGCAGGACCCGATAACGGTTGGCGTCATCATGAAACTCATACGCTTGCTCAACGACAGCCTGGGTTTAACCAGCATAATTGTTTCCCATGACGTGCAGGAAGTGGCAAAGATTTCGGATTATCTCTATGTGATTTCAGACGGCAAGGTGGTGGAGCAGGGAACACCGAGCCAGTTGTGGCATTCTGACTCAAAATGGGTACAACAATTTCTCAACGGTTTGCCGGACGGACCGGCGGCCTTTCACTATCCCGCGTGTGATTTAGCGGATGACCTGATGGAACGGAAACAATAG
- a CDS encoding YgiQ family radical SAM protein codes for MYPAVDIFSYRPYWAKRFGTASFLPRTRPEMEALGWDSCDVILITGDAYVDHPSFGMAVVGRVLEAQGFRVGIIDQPDWSDTKDFSRLGKPNLFFGVTAGNMDSMVNRYTSDRKIRSNDAYTPDGTAGKRPDYAVVVYAQRCREAFKGIPIVLGGIEASLRRIAHYDNWSDKIKRSVLVDAKADMLVYGNAERQIVELAHRLASGEDIKDVTDIRGTAFFRREIPDGWYELDSTHVDTPGEIVPHANPYEEVAATPPDQSVIRFVSRRAPKLDPARTVIRLPSFEQVRSDRVTYAHASRVMHQETNPGNARALVQRHGTREVWINPPPIPLTSKELDKVFDLPYRRIPHPDYQASKFPAYEMIRFSVNIMRGCFGGCTFCSITEHEGRIIQSRSEDSIIREIEAIRDTVPGFTGVISDLGGPTANMYRLTCKDEAIESACRKPSCVYPDICQNLGTDHQPLIRLYRRARGLKGVKKILIASGLRYDLAIRSPEYVKELAQHHVGGYLKIAPEHTEEGPLSKMMKPGIKVYDRFKELFERYSQQAGKEQYLIPYFIAAHPGTTDEDMMNLALWLKANGFRADQVQTFLPSPMATATAMYYSEMDTLRKIKRNSAKVFSARGLKQRRLHKAFLRYHDANNWPLLRDALKSMGRADLIGNGKKHLVPTYQPAGTGDRAEGARVTQKAKPFRTQQTHGLKTKKSTASERRKNK; via the coding sequence ATGTACCCCGCAGTTGACATATTTTCCTACCGACCATACTGGGCCAAGCGCTTCGGGACTGCGTCGTTTCTCCCCCGCACTCGCCCCGAAATGGAAGCGTTGGGCTGGGATTCTTGCGACGTCATCTTGATTACCGGCGACGCCTATGTGGATCATCCCAGCTTTGGCATGGCGGTGGTGGGGCGTGTGTTAGAGGCTCAGGGCTTTCGGGTGGGCATTATCGATCAACCGGACTGGTCTGATACCAAGGATTTTAGCCGACTGGGAAAGCCTAACTTGTTTTTCGGGGTCACAGCCGGAAACATGGATTCAATGGTCAATCGCTATACCTCAGACAGGAAAATTCGTAGCAACGATGCCTATACCCCCGATGGTACAGCGGGTAAAAGACCGGACTATGCGGTCGTGGTATATGCCCAACGATGTCGAGAGGCATTCAAGGGGATACCGATTGTTCTAGGCGGTATCGAGGCCAGCTTGCGCCGTATTGCTCACTATGACAATTGGTCGGACAAGATCAAGCGTTCGGTGTTAGTCGATGCCAAAGCCGATATGCTGGTGTATGGAAACGCAGAACGGCAAATTGTGGAGCTTGCTCATCGCCTGGCTTCCGGCGAGGATATAAAAGACGTCACAGACATACGTGGTACAGCTTTTTTTCGTCGCGAAATTCCTGACGGCTGGTACGAACTGGATTCTACCCACGTCGATACGCCTGGCGAAATTGTGCCTCACGCCAATCCTTATGAAGAAGTCGCGGCTACGCCGCCTGATCAGAGCGTTATTCGTTTTGTTTCTCGTCGTGCGCCCAAACTCGACCCGGCGCGAACCGTAATTCGCTTACCTTCCTTCGAGCAAGTACGTAGTGATCGCGTGACATATGCCCACGCGTCGCGTGTGATGCACCAGGAAACTAATCCTGGTAATGCGCGCGCATTAGTGCAACGACATGGTACGCGCGAGGTGTGGATCAATCCTCCCCCGATTCCGCTGACGAGTAAGGAGTTGGATAAGGTTTTTGATTTACCGTATCGACGCATTCCTCATCCTGATTATCAGGCCAGTAAATTTCCCGCATACGAAATGATTCGTTTTTCCGTAAATATTATGCGCGGGTGTTTTGGGGGATGTACCTTTTGTTCAATTACGGAACACGAGGGAAGAATCATACAAAGTCGTTCGGAAGATTCCATTATCCGTGAGATAGAGGCTATACGAGATACGGTTCCCGGGTTCACAGGCGTAATTTCCGATCTTGGTGGACCGACAGCGAATATGTATCGACTAACATGTAAGGATGAGGCAATCGAATCTGCATGTCGCAAACCTTCGTGTGTTTACCCGGATATTTGTCAAAACCTGGGTACCGATCATCAGCCTTTGATACGGTTGTACCGGCGCGCGCGTGGATTGAAAGGCGTGAAGAAAATTCTCATTGCGTCGGGACTTCGCTACGACCTCGCTATACGCTCACCTGAGTATGTAAAAGAGCTGGCGCAGCACCATGTTGGCGGCTATCTGAAAATAGCGCCGGAACATACGGAAGAAGGTCCACTAAGTAAAATGATGAAGCCTGGAATAAAGGTATATGATCGTTTCAAAGAGTTGTTTGAACGATATTCCCAACAGGCAGGAAAAGAACAATATTTGATTCCATACTTTATTGCCGCCCATCCGGGTACTACAGACGAAGATATGATGAATCTCGCTCTGTGGTTGAAAGCTAATGGATTTCGCGCGGACCAGGTGCAAACATTTTTGCCGTCACCTATGGCGACTGCAACGGCGATGTATTACAGCGAAATGGATACTTTGCGTAAAATCAAACGGAATTCGGCGAAGGTGTTTAGCGCAAGAGGATTAAAGCAGCGCCGCTTGCATAAGGCTTTTCTGCGTTATCATGATGCGAATAATTGGCCCTTATTGCGTGATGCTCTGAAAAGTATGGGGCGTGCAGATCTTATTGGGAATGGGAAAAAACATCTTGTTCCGACTTATCAGCCGGCGGGTACAGGTGATCGCGCTGAAGGCGCGCGCGTTACACAAAAAGCCAAACCTTTCAGAACGCAGCAAACACACGGATTGAAAACAAAGAAAAGCACTGCGAGTGAAAGACGAAAAAATAAGTAG
- a CDS encoding flagellar brake protein encodes MSPVPSELRIGEMLYLQIEQDGLHHLSPSTLLGYVDSRHIRVSLPRSEFPLVEGCQVVVKRRMGGQIVRFNSRAAAIRETPYPSLHLVWPVMGQKQAPLAESVVVASEGILLNVSTQSGKSSMVRMKNITVGEACLSGRDRLGNVGDRLLISIRSPFGPGLVKLKSVIRFVHEETGTHPGVTHGVRFTELDEEGLFFLECFIGRGWYQGSCVV; translated from the coding sequence ATGAGTCCCGTCCCCTCCGAGCTGCGCATAGGTGAAATGCTTTATCTTCAAATTGAGCAAGATGGGCTTCACCATCTATCGCCATCCACCCTCCTGGGGTATGTAGATAGCCGCCATATCCGGGTAAGCCTTCCAAGAAGTGAATTTCCCTTGGTAGAAGGCTGCCAGGTAGTAGTAAAGCGCCGAATGGGTGGACAAATCGTGAGATTTAACAGCAGGGCTGCAGCGATCCGTGAAACACCCTATCCCAGCCTACATTTGGTATGGCCAGTAATGGGACAAAAACAAGCCCCTTTGGCTGAGAGTGTCGTGGTGGCTTCGGAGGGTATCTTGCTCAATGTCAGTACTCAATCGGGCAAGAGTTCGATGGTGCGTATGAAGAACATAACGGTCGGTGAGGCTTGTTTGAGCGGACGTGACCGGCTAGGCAATGTGGGGGATCGTTTATTGATTTCCATACGATCCCCATTTGGGCCGGGGCTAGTCAAACTGAAAAGCGTCATACGATTCGTGCATGAAGAAACAGGAACGCACCCAGGTGTTACACATGGCGTACGTTTTACCGAACTAGACGAAGAGGGCTTGTTTTTTCTGGAATGTTTTATAGGGCGAGGCTGGTATCAGGGCAGCTGCGTAGTATAA
- a CDS encoding HDOD domain-containing protein, with translation MDTGKAQNILVIDSDRASQEAMQTFFAARSCRVCFAGDEASAYKVIDSTPLSLVIVEILSDNLKGLDSLKNIAKKAAGRKTPVIVVSSHTKSDDIAQCVALGAKDFIAKPLNDELFAKHVSGVMSLPELGGNTDAATKPVTGIVNELAEKLKTDDLDFSVMPQLGYKIIELLKDEKAPLAKVSELIEKDPGIFSKILKAANSPVFAAAKPVYNSKEAILRIGVKRTINYILVVSSSRLFKTPDKTYEGILKEVLDHSLTCAIVAREIGHAINYPEADNLFAYGLLHDIGKVLLLRILKEVAEERNITDTIVIKDLLEKLHTRFGASLVKKWNLPKEFFEAILYHHDKPDRAKHSPTVVLVSIANMIAHEIEDDTLKTNMPQILRQPHLAMLGLKNPKFDTMKSVVMKEKSILKGLAE, from the coding sequence ATGGACACTGGCAAAGCACAAAATATACTCGTCATCGATTCGGACCGCGCAAGTCAGGAAGCAATGCAGACATTTTTTGCTGCACGTTCCTGCCGTGTGTGTTTCGCCGGTGACGAGGCATCTGCCTACAAAGTTATAGACAGCACTCCTTTGTCACTAGTTATTGTCGAAATACTCTCCGACAATTTAAAAGGTCTCGATTCCCTCAAAAATATCGCTAAAAAAGCCGCTGGACGCAAAACACCTGTTATCGTAGTTAGCAGTCACACTAAAAGTGATGATATTGCGCAATGCGTAGCCTTGGGCGCAAAAGACTTTATTGCAAAACCTCTCAACGACGAACTCTTTGCCAAACATGTTTCCGGGGTAATGAGCTTACCTGAGTTAGGTGGTAATACCGACGCTGCCACCAAACCTGTCACCGGTATTGTTAATGAACTTGCAGAAAAACTAAAAACTGATGATCTGGACTTTTCAGTCATGCCTCAGCTCGGATACAAAATCATCGAGCTACTCAAAGATGAGAAAGCGCCGCTGGCAAAAGTATCCGAATTAATAGAAAAAGATCCAGGAATCTTTTCTAAAATACTGAAGGCCGCAAATTCTCCGGTATTCGCCGCTGCCAAGCCTGTATACAATTCTAAAGAGGCAATCTTGCGCATAGGCGTAAAGCGCACCATTAACTACATACTGGTAGTATCAAGTTCTCGATTATTTAAAACCCCAGATAAAACATATGAAGGTATTTTGAAAGAGGTTCTTGATCACAGCTTGACCTGTGCCATTGTCGCAAGAGAAATCGGCCATGCGATCAATTACCCTGAGGCTGACAATCTATTCGCATATGGATTACTTCATGATATAGGAAAAGTTTTACTGCTGCGCATATTGAAAGAAGTCGCAGAGGAAAGAAACATCACGGATACTATAGTAATAAAAGATTTACTGGAAAAACTGCACACCAGATTCGGTGCAAGCCTGGTGAAAAAGTGGAATCTACCGAAAGAATTCTTTGAAGCAATACTCTATCATCACGACAAGCCCGACCGCGCAAAGCACAGTCCGACAGTGGTACTGGTGTCCATTGCTAACATGATCGCGCATGAAATTGAAGACGACACCCTTAAAACCAATATGCCCCAGATTTTGAGGCAACCGCACTTGGCGATGTTAGGCCTGAAAAATCCTAAGTTTGATACGATGAAGTCTGTCGTAATGAAAGAGAAGTCGATTTTGAAAGGTCTGGCCGAATAA
- a CDS encoding redoxin family protein, with product MSGDTVPFYRKRYVGWLIQAAVLVLVYLGVQFYQTLDTPKGKLPSVTAQFLDGQVIRLPEDISEPVLIHFWATWCTVCRLEHGTIDSLSRSGNVVTVASHSGSADKVKAVVREREIIAPVLVDDSGTIAQRFGIRAFPTSFIVDRNGLIRYTEVGYTTELGLRLRLWLAGILQE from the coding sequence GTGAGCGGAGATACAGTACCTTTCTATAGAAAGCGCTACGTTGGATGGTTGATTCAGGCAGCGGTGCTTGTGCTGGTCTATCTCGGTGTGCAGTTTTATCAAACCTTGGATACACCAAAGGGAAAATTACCTTCTGTCACGGCCCAGTTTCTGGACGGGCAGGTTATTCGTCTTCCAGAGGATATCAGCGAACCGGTTCTCATACACTTCTGGGCGACCTGGTGTACGGTCTGCCGACTTGAGCATGGCACCATCGATTCGCTTTCCCGTTCCGGAAATGTCGTCACTGTGGCTTCTCATTCGGGTAGCGCAGATAAAGTGAAAGCAGTCGTTCGCGAGCGCGAAATTATTGCGCCTGTACTGGTGGATGATTCCGGGACTATTGCACAACGTTTTGGAATTCGTGCTTTCCCCACAAGTTTTATTGTGGATAGAAACGGATTGATTCGATACACGGAAGTGGGATATACAACGGAGCTTGGATTGCGTCTACGGCTATGGCTAGCGGGCATACTACAAGAATAA
- a CDS encoding FAD-dependent oxidoreductase, translating to MLGITILSLVAAFYIFDAHQFFTLDYIKSQQDSLIAFRDQQLVFTVVVFAGVYIAVTALSLPGATIMTLLAGAVFGLFNGTIIVSVASTIGATLAFLVSRFLLREYVQTRFSAKLVQFNQGMEKDGVFYLFSLRLIPVVPFFVINLVMGLTKIRTWQFFFVSQAGMLAGTIVYVNAGSQLADLDSLAGILSPALILSFALLGIFPLLAKKMVSILKRNGKIKKYKRPRNYDFNLIVMGGGSAGLVTAYIGAAVKAKVALIEKHRMGGDCLNTGCVPSKSLIRSAKILSYIKRAKEFGFKQASVDFEFAEVMERVQRVIREIEPHDSVERYTGLGVKVIEGDAKIVSPYEVEVNGERMTTKNIVIATGARPFVPSIAGLKDIEYVTSDTLWELRNQPKRMLVLGGGPIGCELSQAFQRLGTKVTLIQRDKHLMPREDDDVSELIVQRFKSEGIEVLLEHEVVRFEKTGGYTVAICKGPQGEIRIECDLVFVALGRQANVSGFGLESLDVKLQANGTIEADEFLRTNYPNIYVCGDVAGPYQFTHVAAHQAWYAAVNALFSPFKKFRVDYSVIPWATYTDPEIAQVGLNEKVARVRGIDFEVTRYGIDDLDRAIAEQEAYGFIKVLTVPGKDSILGVTIVGHHAAELIAEYVLAMKHGIGLNKILGTIHIYPTLSEANKYVAGNWKKAHAPERLLSWVSRFHAWRRGV from the coding sequence TTGTTGGGCATAACAATATTGTCGCTGGTAGCGGCATTCTATATATTCGACGCACATCAGTTTTTTACCCTGGATTATATTAAGTCTCAACAAGATTCCCTGATCGCTTTTCGGGATCAACAACTCGTTTTTACCGTTGTGGTGTTTGCCGGGGTCTATATTGCTGTCACGGCGTTATCTCTTCCGGGCGCAACGATAATGACTTTGCTTGCCGGGGCTGTGTTTGGTCTTTTCAATGGAACAATTATTGTGTCCGTCGCAAGCACCATCGGTGCGACGCTGGCTTTTCTAGTATCGCGATTTCTATTGAGAGAATATGTTCAAACACGCTTTTCGGCAAAGCTAGTGCAGTTTAATCAAGGCATGGAAAAAGATGGTGTGTTTTATCTTTTCAGTCTACGTTTAATTCCCGTTGTGCCTTTCTTTGTGATTAACCTGGTAATGGGCTTGACCAAAATTCGAACATGGCAGTTTTTTTTCGTCAGTCAGGCTGGCATGCTGGCGGGTACAATTGTCTACGTCAATGCAGGTAGTCAGTTGGCAGATCTGGATTCACTTGCAGGGATATTGTCGCCGGCTTTAATACTGTCCTTCGCGTTGCTAGGTATATTTCCTCTACTAGCCAAGAAAATGGTTTCAATATTGAAGAGAAATGGCAAAATCAAAAAATACAAGCGTCCACGTAATTATGATTTCAATTTGATCGTTATGGGTGGTGGTTCGGCGGGATTGGTTACCGCCTATATCGGCGCCGCTGTTAAGGCAAAAGTGGCCTTGATAGAAAAACATCGCATGGGTGGGGATTGTCTAAACACTGGATGCGTTCCCAGTAAATCACTAATACGATCGGCAAAGATACTATCCTATATTAAGCGTGCGAAAGAGTTTGGTTTTAAACAGGCAAGTGTCGATTTCGAATTTGCAGAAGTTATGGAACGCGTCCAACGAGTGATACGTGAGATCGAGCCACATGACTCAGTGGAACGATATACCGGCCTGGGGGTGAAGGTGATTGAGGGAGATGCGAAGATAGTCTCTCCATATGAGGTCGAGGTGAATGGTGAGCGAATGACGACGAAAAATATTGTTATTGCCACTGGCGCCAGGCCATTTGTGCCTTCTATTGCCGGACTTAAGGATATTGAGTATGTAACATCTGACACGCTATGGGAGCTTCGGAATCAACCCAAACGTATGCTGGTGCTCGGTGGTGGGCCAATCGGCTGTGAGTTGTCTCAGGCATTCCAGCGTCTTGGTACGAAGGTGACGTTGATTCAACGTGACAAACATCTGATGCCACGAGAGGACGACGATGTGTCTGAGTTGATAGTCCAACGGTTTAAGAGCGAAGGAATCGAAGTTTTGCTTGAACACGAGGTTGTTCGCTTCGAGAAAACCGGAGGCTATACGGTTGCGATCTGTAAAGGTCCACAAGGCGAAATTCGAATCGAATGCGATCTTGTATTCGTCGCACTGGGTAGACAGGCGAATGTATCGGGTTTTGGCCTGGAATCACTCGACGTGAAATTGCAGGCTAATGGCACTATAGAAGCAGACGAATTTCTACGCACCAACTATCCAAATATTTATGTTTGTGGAGATGTTGCAGGACCGTATCAGTTTACGCATGTCGCAGCGCATCAAGCCTGGTACGCAGCGGTTAATGCGTTGTTCAGTCCTTTCAAAAAGTTTCGCGTAGATTATTCGGTAATTCCCTGGGCGACCTACACTGATCCTGAAATTGCGCAGGTTGGGCTAAATGAAAAAGTGGCCAGGGTGCGCGGTATTGATTTTGAAGTGACGCGTTATGGCATAGACGATTTGGATCGCGCTATAGCAGAGCAGGAAGCGTACGGTTTTATTAAAGTGTTAACAGTGCCGGGGAAGGATAGTATTCTGGGCGTTACGATAGTCGGCCATCATGCAGCAGAATTGATTGCCGAATATGTATTGGCAATGAAACACGGTATTGGATTGAACAAGATTCTGGGAACTATTCATATTTATCCAACTCTCTCTGAGGCGAATAAGTATGTTGCCGGAAACTGGAAGAAGGCCCATGCGCCGGAAAGACTATTAAGTTGGGTTTCGCGATTCCACGCCTGGCGAAGGGGAGTCTAG